Proteins encoded within one genomic window of Oncorhynchus tshawytscha isolate Ot180627B linkage group LG02, Otsh_v2.0, whole genome shotgun sequence:
- the LOC112222281 gene encoding neuronal vesicle trafficking-associated protein 1-like has product MVKLGSNLADKLDKEQSLDDGFDNIPLITPLEVNQLQQPYLDKVIVKTTTEYQLQQKKKKKLYVPGIKKLNIKLYDEVSEKVKLTGLILITLGFLACLLLLVMYKALWYNQLTCPEGFILKHKHCTPAAVLEPWYDTEQQQQEDPGVPPRSSSLYTALGHLNQAKRTAGGGIIPELPPSPWFPVINALKQAERAKEEASRSKE; this is encoded by the exons atgGTGAAGCTGGGCAGTAACCTGGCTGATAAGCTGGATAAAGAACAGTCTTTGGACGATGGCTTTGATAACATCCCCCTCATCACCCCTCTGGAGGTGAACCAGCTGCAACAGCCATACTTAGACAAG GTAATCGTGAAGACCACAACAGAGTATCAGCTGCagcagaagaaaaagaagaagttGTACGTCCCAGGAATCAAGAAGCTGAATATAAAACTGTATGACGAGGTATCAGAGAAGGTCAAG ctcACAGGTTTGATCCTCATCACCCTTGGGTTCCTGGCTTGTCTTCTCCTGCTGGTCATGTACAAGGCTCTGTGGTACAATCAACTTACCTGCCCAGAGGGCTTCATTCTCAAG CACAAGCACTGCACCCCAGCAGCGGTCCTGGAGCCCTGGTACGACACAGAGCAGCAACAGCAGGAGGACCCAGGCGTGCCCCCCCGCTCCAGCAGTCTCTACACCGCCCTGGGTCACCTCAACCAGGCCAAGAGGACCGCCGGCGGCGGCATCATCCCCGAGCTGCCCCCGTCACCATGGTTCCCCGTCATCAATGCCCTGAAGCAAGCCGAGAGGGCCAAAGAGGAGGCGAGTCGTTCGaaggagtga
- the LOC112264019 gene encoding C-X-C motif chemokine 11 → MAFTPKACSLFLVVLLGVCIQLNGAQHVPGARCKCPGTIMHTQEIIDDFEIIEKTHYCDTTEIIVTLAEDGARRCLNPAGRKAKFFVNCWNRINKDDKQKKRCLKRKAE, encoded by the exons ATGGCCTTCACACCAAAAGCCTGCAGTCTTTTCCTGGTGGTTTTGCTGGGAGTTTGTATACAGCTCAACGGAG CTCAACACGTTCCAGGTGCCAGATGCAAATGCCCAGGAACCATTATGCACACTCAGGAAATCATTGATGACTTTGAAATCATTGAAAAGACCCATTACTGCGACACTACTGAAATCAT TGTTACACTGGCGGAAGATGGAGCCAGAAGGTGCCTGAACCCCGCTGGAAGGAAGGCCAAGTTTTTCGTCAACTGCTGGAACAG AATAAACAAAGACGACAAGCAAAAGAAGAGGTGTCTTAAGAGAAAAGCAGAGTGA